Proteins co-encoded in one Kribbella solani genomic window:
- a CDS encoding ABC transporter substrate-binding protein: protein MRHIPKALTALALATTLLAASACGGDSGGAASSKDGGKVTLRFTWWGSDTRTKLTQQVIDAYQQDHPDVTIKGEFGEWSGYWDKLATTVAANDAPDIIQMDEKYLREYAKRGALLDLKKAPGLDTGKFEPDTLGAGEFDGGLYGLNAGINSFAVVVNPAAFKTAGVPIPDDTTWTWDDFARTAAEITTKTGGKITGSGTLGGNEAGLNLWARQNGESLWTKDGKLGVSPEQTTDFFKYILKLRDQKAIPSAEAVSQDMNASLDQSAFATGKLAMTFIWSNQLVAFSKATGQQLKLLRIPSPDGKAADNGSYYKGSMFWSISSRSKQQKAAAEFVNYLANSAAAGNVLLAERGVPPNTEIRAEVTPKLQPADAATAKFIQDIGKDLGDPSPAPPVGGGQVEKIIQRYTTEVLFGRQAPDAAAKAFLAEVDGELK from the coding sequence ATGAGGCACATCCCCAAGGCCCTGACGGCCCTGGCGCTGGCCACCACGTTGCTGGCGGCAAGCGCCTGCGGTGGCGACTCCGGCGGCGCCGCGTCGTCGAAGGACGGCGGCAAGGTCACGCTCCGCTTCACCTGGTGGGGGTCGGACACCCGGACCAAGCTCACCCAGCAGGTGATCGACGCGTACCAGCAGGACCATCCGGACGTCACCATCAAGGGTGAGTTCGGTGAGTGGTCCGGCTACTGGGACAAGCTCGCCACCACGGTCGCGGCGAACGACGCGCCCGACATCATCCAGATGGACGAGAAGTACCTGCGCGAGTACGCCAAGCGGGGCGCGCTGCTCGACCTGAAGAAGGCGCCGGGCCTGGACACCGGCAAGTTCGAGCCGGACACCCTCGGCGCCGGTGAGTTCGACGGCGGTCTGTACGGGCTGAACGCCGGCATCAACTCCTTCGCGGTAGTGGTGAACCCGGCGGCGTTCAAGACGGCCGGCGTACCGATCCCGGACGACACCACCTGGACCTGGGACGACTTCGCCAGGACCGCTGCCGAGATCACCACCAAGACCGGCGGCAAGATCACCGGTTCCGGCACGCTCGGCGGCAACGAGGCCGGCCTGAACCTGTGGGCCCGGCAGAACGGCGAGTCGCTCTGGACCAAGGACGGGAAGCTCGGCGTCTCGCCGGAGCAGACCACCGACTTCTTCAAGTACATCCTGAAGCTGCGCGACCAGAAGGCGATCCCGTCGGCCGAGGCGGTCTCGCAGGACATGAACGCGTCGCTGGACCAGTCCGCGTTCGCGACCGGCAAGCTGGCGATGACGTTCATCTGGAGCAACCAGCTGGTCGCCTTCAGCAAGGCGACCGGTCAGCAGCTGAAGCTGCTCCGGATTCCGAGCCCGGACGGCAAGGCGGCCGACAACGGCTCGTACTACAAGGGTTCGATGTTCTGGTCGATCTCGTCCCGGTCGAAGCAGCAGAAGGCGGCCGCCGAGTTCGTCAACTACCTGGCCAACAGCGCCGCGGCCGGGAACGTGCTGCTGGCCGAGCGGGGCGTACCGCCGAACACCGAGATCCGCGCCGAGGTGACGCCGAAGCTGCAGCCGGCCGACGCCGCGACCGCGAAGTTCATCCAGGACATCGGCAAGGACCTGGGCGACCCGTCGCCGGCGCCGCCGGTCGGTGGTGGCCAGGTGGAGAAGATCATCCAGCGGTACACGACCGAGGTGCTGTTCGGGCGGCAGGCGCCGGACGCGGCCGCCAAGGCGTTCCTGGCCGAGGTCGACGGGGAGCTCAAATAG